The sequence GCTCCCCCTGCCTCTGGTTGAGATTTTTAGCATATCTGAGATGACACATTTAAAGAATTACCGCAAATTCCTTCACAAACTGCAGTCTTTTACTGTTAATCCAGACCCCtagttataattaaaaaaaaaataatgataatgctGAGGGTGAGGCCTGTGTTCCCCTACGCCATAGTTCTCCATGGGATGATATTGGGAATCATAACAGTCCCTTGTGAATGAATACAAAGAGCTGTAAAGAGGAAGTGATTAACAAGAGAAACTGTGCTGCTAGTGGAAAgttagttttaaaaacataatggaGCCTTAGAGCTCAAATCTAGTCTTTAAGGGACTTGAACGTAACCCTGACTCGACTGTTATGAACAGTATTACAAATTAAGTCTGTAAAATGTTGTGTCATTATTTAAATCTGTGGCCATGGTTACTATATTTATCTAACAATGTTGAggccttttttgtttgcttaaGCATTTTCATTCTTCACTTGTTGATCCAATTTCAAATAATAGAAGGTGCTAAATGAAACTAACACTTTGGGGTATAATCACAAACGAAGGTGCTAAGTGGCATCAGATGGATCAGGCCCTGTCTGGAAAAAATAATTAGCTTTACATATGCATAGCTGGTGTAGATGGTCTTATTTTTCCACccattcatttattgctaattgtTAAGCTTTTGCTAGTAAATGTGCGCaaagtacaacataaatacaCAAGAAATCAGGACGTTTTGGACGTAAGAGTCCTTCATCAGATAAAATACCATGGAGTCCAGtgagttatttgtttttaagcccCACTTggcttaaattaattaattaataaaaaattaattcttaAAAACAAGCAGAttttgagtctgggctattccacagccggcTGTGGACGGTAGTTCCTAGGAGTTGGCGCTAGCTGCcagggagctgcgttgtcctccaacgctgtagctcctgggtggctgcatggtgaatttgCAGTGTGCAAAGaaacgtgtgttcatcttcgccgctcccgagtcagcgtaggggtgggagcggtgagctgagcctaaataataatcgggcatttcaaatttggagaaaatagtaagaaataattggcaacgactaaatttaaaaaaaaaaaagcagatgaaGGActcatgtgtgagtgtgtgtgactgAAACTCTGGAACTGTTTTATTCCATATATTTTCCCTAGCCTTGCATTGATCATTTTGTCATTCTGAGCATCCAAACCAGCAAAGATATTAGCTGTGGGAATGTAAGAGCAGAAATAACTACCGCCTTGATATCAGAGtgataaaactgtgttttatttgagttAGGGTAACTTTAAAAAACTTTTATCAAACATTTTAACCCAAGTACCTACCTAACAGTAAGGGGTCTGGGCTGAAACAATGGGATTACATAAGGGGTGGGATGACATTCCCTAAATTTATCACATGACAAGCTTTGTCATCCTACAGTGGACCAGCCCCATAGAAGCTttaagagggagggagaggactGAGGAAGCTTGCTCTTATTTCATACTGAGAACAGCTGTAGGGGGTACCACAAAGGGATGTCTGTCAAGTAGCACGTCTGTTGAAATGCACATAAAGTCTGCTTTTCTCTTCAAACTGCAAAGTACTTTTGAGGCAGTGTGTTCTTGTTAACTAGAAGGGGAAGAGGTTGAGCATTACTTAGAGAAGCTTGCTTGGTAAACTCAGAACTTAAAAGGACCAAATGAAATAAGGAACACAAGGAGAAATATTCAACACTAACTGAACAGAAAGATAAATacactcatttttaaaaaggaatttgaaaacaaactttgaaaatgCTGGGGACAATAACTCTCACAGGTAAGgaactgaaataaatcattttgaacACTTCAGCATTGATTTAGTCTTCTATCTAAGAGTTTTATATTCCGTTTTTTCCCTTTTGAGGTACTTTTATGGTACTGTACCAATTCTAAATGCTTCTATATTAATAATATCGGATATCTATGTGCATCTAATTTAGGGTGTGGTTAAGGTGTTCTATGCTTGTTGTAAGCCTTGTCTTTCTGAGGATTTTATCATTATGCTGTTATATAGCTACTGTATTtccaacagtgtgtgtgtgtgtatatatatatatataaaaacacaggtTTATATGCAAACATGATACcgactttctttttttgttatccaTTAGCTTAcagtttaaaacatttgtatgatGTAATTGCTTTAAGGTCCTACTATTAAAAAAGAAGAATTTATAATTCAGTACAATGAAATCTTATTAGCCATCTGAATTTCTAAAATTAGAAACCTTAAAAACATGTAACACCATAACATTGTGCTACCTGAGTTGATATACTTTCAcatgcaatacatatttatttaaaagaaattgaAAAGAAGTGTGCAAAGCCCAGTTGTGACATTACAGCTGTTCCAAGCACAGTGTGTTGTATTTTATGTGGGTACCACATGGTTGTTTTTACCAGATTGTATAAGCAAGGACCCTTGAGAAGTTTGTGTGATGTGTAAAAGAGAGAAACTTCTCTTCCCTAAGTGACTCTAAAAGCAACATTGTGTAATAGAGACGATTTATAGCTGCAAAGCACAGGGGTGAGGAGGGTGATAAGCTTAATAGCTAGCTACATGCTGTGAGTTTATTTGTCTGAGATAGgcaatatatttgtatgtttaaGGACAAAAACTAACTCGGAGAAGCATTAACAACTGATCTAGTAGTTTAACCCTGCATCATTCAACACACATGCATTATATCCCTGGATAATGCATTGAGGATTTGAAATACAATACCCAACAAGGTTTATTACAGTTGCTATGAAATGTGTACTGGGACTACTATGCTTTTAGTGTTAAACAGAAAAGAACAGGTTTGCTTTACTTACATGTTtgctagtatttatttatttatttttaatttgcaatgttgaaagtttaatgaaaaatgtatttattgataatATCGAGTGGGGTAAATCCTTTTAAAATACCAATCTCAAATTTAGTGCCATGGAGGAGAGCAGTGAGTTACACACACCCCTGTAATATGTTTACTCACAATCAGGGTTAATAAAGACTAGAATTTTAACTAGAAAGGTCTAGTGTTGACTGTGCTAGATTATATTGGCATGTTCATATATAACCCAGCATATTCTCTTTATTGATTATCCTTCAGTTGGGACATCTGCATGAtaactggtatttacatttattcCTTCATTTTCATGAAATGAAATCCTAAATAATTATAAGGCGTCTTttgtaaattcaaaatatttcatttaagcTTTTTAGAAAACTTCAGAAAATGTAATGTTCATTTTTCAGGATGGCTACACTACCCTCTTTTCCTCCTTTTCCATTAATTTACTTAACAATGACAAGACCAACGGTCTTAACACTACAAAACCTCCCTGAACAATGACAAGTATGTGACAGAGTCAATTCCCTGGTGTTCATGTATTATCTTGGCTGTGTCAGTGGAACATGTACACGTCTATCACCTAAACAGAACCTTAGCAGGGGGTGAAGAATGCCAAAGCTACAGCTGTTGCTGTTAAGACCCCTGTGTAACTTACATGAGCTAACATTACTTATTTCAGCTGCTCAGACTGTTTGTATTAAGGTGGATGGTGGGCATTTACAACTCACCCATTCTTTCGCTAGGAACCTACAAAATATCTATTAAAAGAACAGCATCTTTGTTGTTGTATTGCTCAAATGAACTGGTCATCTTTATGTAAGCAGTAGCAGACCACCAGATGCAGGAATTACAGTACATGGTGCGAGGTCAGGACCTGTGCCATGTACAAACATtgctttgaaaatacagtatcTAACACCAAATGACAACATTATTAAGTATGAACTTTAAACACTATCCATATTCTTGAAAAGGTTTAATTATATCCAGTGAATTATGTTAGGATAGCATTTGTATGAATGCATTCTTCCTGTTACTTTAATAGCTATTCTATTGGAGTCCATTGACTATGTGGCCAGGATGTTCATATAAGGATATGAACATCCTGGCCACATAGTCAATGGACTCCAATAGAATAGCTATTAAAGGCCCTGTGGTTTCAAGGGAATACTAAGCCTTTCTAGTAGGTGCTGTATAAATTTGTCCCAACCACTGTGGTGTCACATTTCTACTTGAACTCCATTGAATACTGGCCTGCCCTGAGCTTGACTGGAGTTCCCCTCATTGTAGCATTTAAAAGAGTGATAAGCAAGCTTGTTTTATTACCTGTTATTGAATTTAATAGCATTATCACTGCCCCCCCGTCCCTCTATTGAGATGAAATTCTCGCGGttcctctatttttttttaacactaattCAGGATTTGGATTTGGGTGTGTTGGGGATATTTGATGAGTTCAGTGTGTGGGGATTTTTTTGGAAAGTGGTCAAGTCAAGACTTTAGATCCCGGAGAGCTCTCAATCAGCTCCACATGtccacatttcttttttcctcaAAGATTTGGAGGTGGGCCTCAGACTCAACCACTGCAACTTGAGACATTTATAAACCTCCATCTaccaaaaaaaccaacatatTTATTTCTGGATGAGAAAGAAAAAGCTGAtgataaaaaagaaagttttctGGTTGCCACTGTAATCAATTTGCTTCTGGTTGAAAGCCTGGAGATTTTTGTCTGAGAGCAGAAAGCATATCATTGAAACcttaatatgtaaaataaatcttTCACATGTCagaatataaattaataatattaataagtcTAGGGTATTCAAACATCTTAACTACATTAAGTACCTGTATTCATTAGATGTACAGAATCATATCTTTTAAATGAATATCATGAATCAGCATTTAAAAGTTATAACCACAGGCTTAGACATGTGTAAATATAGAACCTATACCTGTGGTAATGGAATTGATTTACTTTTATAGGAATAGTAACTAAACTATAAAGTAAATGAAAATGACATGATTTTAGTGTGTGTTGATCCTGCATTACTTCCGTTGTGTGGAGAGGGTATTTGTCCATTTGCTTGAGTCGTTCATATCTCCCATCTGGTtattaatggctttttttttttttttataacagggtGATGGATGTTACTCTTGTTACAAGAAATAAGTGAGACAGGTTGACATTCTGAAAGGGGAGCGGTTGTCATATGTTGTGAAGTGAGGTGGAGGTCTGTGTTTTGATTAAggatgttataaaataaaggggTGCCTGTGTTGAAACCTTGTAACACCCTTCTCAGTTTACCAACAGCTGTGCATTCCAACGATACCACTGCCAATGTCAGCacacataatttattttacttacttAGCTTCAGTTCCCAGTGGTCAACTGGGGATGAAAAAAAGAGAGGAAATAAGGATTAATTATGTATTACTAAAATGCTGAATAATTCTCTGCATGACTAAGAACATCTTTATAATTTGAAATCACCATAGgatgttttactgttttactagCTGGAGTAGTCTTTCAACACAAAGTTAAATTTTATGGGTTTGATTTAGTTTCAGCTACACTTTTAAATGTAGTTAAGGTCTTAGAAACTAAACTGCTATATGTTTTAGCAAACTTGCTACAGGTAAATGTAGTATTGCCTGcgaaaaaagctattttaatttaattagagcATATTTCATGATATCTCGCGTTCACTTCAACTCCAGTACACTATTAAGAGGAAACATAACATCCTGGAGTATTTGCATCTGAAGATGAGATGCTGAGGAAGTTATTTCAGTTATGTACAAGTGCTTCTCATTGAACAAAAGTGCGCCTAAGCCAGACATTGCAAAGCTGTCTATTCATATAGTTATTGTAATCTTAGACAAAAACAATTTCCTGGATGCTATCTGCCAATATCTATGTGTTGTAGTTTCTCCCAAATGCTACTGATTGGAATTTAATATCAAACATGTGGAGAATACTACTAcgaatactactactaataataactagacctgccaggcagttttatggctcacaagccccagtatcagtacccgtctaagtgtgtttagttctcaatgtgccaagtttaaaatcagcaacttcaacagttccacagaagaatattttgaaagttttttttttttcaaaaatgcatcaggcagccatcttgtttaacgcgagtttcttaaaagtcagttgtattgctaccgtgtcaaggatgatgcttgtgaagtttcgagttagtcaagtaaaccgtttctcaactgaagcagttttaaatttcaaacaTAAACGTACatatggtggccatcttgttttataaaacataaccattttgacatatttgtattccattgttactgggacaataactaccaagtttggagtttgttggtgaaatGGTGTTCAATAGCAGCAgcttgctgttaagggcgcgtttctttaaagtttgtggcagccatttcgacattaaaatttatcacagaaacttctgcttcgcaaaattaatgcaggtttggatgctgatgctATATGCTaagtgtcagatcaatggcttcactggttcccaggaagaagatttcaaaaggtttctaaaaaaaatgcatcaaacggccattttcgtttccggtcaatacaattttttaaaagtcagttataTTGATACAGTATTAGGAAAGATGCTTGTggggtttggagttagtcaatTAAATCGTTTGACAACTGAATCAGGTTtgaatttcaaatataaatatataagtggtgaccatcttgttttataaaacatcaccattttcacatatttgtattccattgttactgggacgataactaccaagtttggagtttctTGGACAAACGGTTATCAAACAGTAGCAATTTGTTGTTAGGGTTgagtttcgataagatttgtggcagccattttgacatgaaaattcatcacagcaacttctgcttcgcaaactcgatgcgggtttggatgctgatgatatatgccaagtttcagatcaatcacttcaccggttcccaagaagaagatttcgaaaggttttattgaaaaatgcgtcacggcgccaattgcaaggacgcaagctgcaaaattttttcagcatctgacagccaatatAAACAGCTTGTTAACTTCCAAGTCAGAACCtaatcagtcacacagcttcgaagcagcagcagtttaagtttttgggaagaaaaaaaaaccaaaaaactttaacaataacaataggcttcccagtcTTTGGatgggaagcctaataataatagtagtgaaaCTATTTAGTAATCGTGACTGTTGTGTGCCCTCAATAGCAGTTTTTCCCTTTCAGGTCAAATACTGTACAGGAAATCTGCAAGAGCAGACCGTGAGGCACGTTTCCTAACCCTTGACATTATTGACATCCTTTCCACATCTGCTAAAAATTCCAGTAATTTACCTCCCCCTTCAGTGAAAGAGCATGGGCATTGACTTCTCAGTGTCCCTCAGAGGATTCTCATGCTCAGTACACATTATCAGATTATATTAGTGCTGGATgaggattaaaataaatacactaaaaaGTTAGTACTAAtatttaggtttgtttggtttgttcCAATTCAAAACATATAGCCCAGTTATTACTAGTCTTATATCTGCCTTAACATTACTTCATTTAGTTTGCAGAATTttccaaagaaaagaaaactcaaTATTCAATGGTGCAATGtgcaatctttttatttttttaaagtattttgttttgctttaatagTACAGATCCCCAGCTAGGAGAATATCTGTCACTATAGATAGAATCTCACACAGCTCATGATTAATTCTGACAGGGTGCATGCCTTGACTAGTCAAAGTGAAAATGATTGTAAATATTGAGACTTATGGTCCAATTGAATTCTCACAGAGGACTGCAATGCAGATACTAAGATCTGTGTATTTTCGTTTTGGCTGACAACTAATATAGCTGTTATTCAGTCTACAATGGGCCAGAACAAAACAACACCTAGCAGTAAACAGAGTTTAtagataattacagcagaaattgatttatgtgaattaatTATCTGTGAAGTTTCAGTACACCCATGAGGTATCAGCACAGTCTCTAGCTATAATCTTTATTCATAAAACAGACTGTTTGGAAGCTGCACGCTGATTggttgttgaggatttttttacCATGCAAAGTAGTACAGTGCGCGGCAGAATAAATTCAAAGatcaaagaaaacagaaatgcttGGGcatctggtgtttttattgatttggtGAATCGTTAAGAAATGGTAATCGACTTaaaaaagtttgtcttgaaaatctAACGGTCTGCTACGATAAATCTATGCTTCAGTGCGTAATTCGGCTGGTCAAGGGTACTCAGTTTTGTTATGTTAGCCTCCGTGCTGCTCGTCTAAATCGCTCTGTAAACAGTGCCGACATAAACCATAATGACAGCAAGAGTGTTAGTGaccaagcttttaaaaatgccaattatgtatttttcttttagctaATCCAGGTCAGCGATAGTAATGCAAGGATAGTGAAATTTGTCTTTGGAAACGTTGAAAACTATATATGACAGAGAGTTTAGACATTTTCTTTTACTTGGAGATATTCTCCTTGTATGCATTGTCTTCCTGcacctgtaacttttttttttttaaactttcaatttttaatttgcaatgggatctataaactatccTGCTGCATCCTTtccgtaattatgtaacctttccacggaccacCTGAAAGGAGCAAGCGGaacacagattgagaaccactgttctagTATGTTATAAAGAAACATACAACAGATTTAACACAAATGTTAATTCACAAAAAAATTGATCCATGAAGAATCTTATTATCTGAAATATATAAAGTGACAACATACAATTGTAGCTTTATTGCTTATATAGCAGGATTCATCGCACTAATTAGAATTACCACAGAAAACCAAAGAGACTTGAACAAATTGCAAATTTTTAACTAAAGTACAAAGATTTCAACATCTTtatgaaaatgtctattattttttatttgcagttgGGCAAAGCGACACAGCTGCTGTGTCCCAGAAAGAGGAAGCGTCTGAGAAGATGGAAACAGTACGTGAAGAAGTCATGTCTCAGGTGAACGGggagaaggaaaaagaaaaggaatcaCCGGCTGAGAATAACGAGTCTCCAACTGAGGAAAAGACAGAGAAGGAGAAGCCCAGTGAGCCTGAGACAAACGAAGTGGGATTTAAAAAGGTCTTCAAATTTGTAGgctttaaatttacattaaaGAAAGATAAGAATGAAAAGACTGAGCCTGTCCAACTGCTGACTGTAAAAAATGAGGACGGTGAAGCGAGCAGCTCAGAAGTCATTGAGGAATCAAAGGCAGAGGCTGTGACAGAGGAAACCAAACCATCTGAGGAAGGAGGTGCAACCGAAGAGAAATATGTGGCTGAAACTACAACTAAGACTGTTGCTGTTGAGGTTCCTTCAGAAAAGATCAATGTGGAAACCAGTGAAAAGCCAGAAGCAGCAGTAGAGGCAGCAGGGGCAGTAGAAACAGTTAAAGAACCAGAGAAACCAACAGAGTCTCCAACCAGCCCTACACTACAGGAGACACAATCCCCTCTTAAGAGGTTTTTCTCTCAAGGGTTGTTTTCCAGCTTGAGAAAAAAGACCAGTTTTAAAAAGCCTAAAGAAGAAGAACAGCCAGCTGTTGAAAAGACTGAAGCTGTGGCTGAGGGAGAAACAAAGGAACCAGAGGTAAAAGAGGAGACGGCTCCAACAGAGGTTGAGAAAGAAATAGAAGAGGCAGTCACAGTACCTAAGCCAGAACAGCCTGCAACACAAGAAGTCACTGAAGCAACAAATGAAGTATCAGAACCCACAGAGAAAGAACCAGAAGGAGCAGCAGAGCAGAACACAGAGGGTGTGGATGCTGTTCCTGAGATTGTGGAGGAAAAGTTGGCAGACCTGCAAAGCTGTgttccagaaaataaaacagaagcagAGGTTCCAGAGGTGAAAAGTGAAGCAGAGCAAGACAAAGTAATGAAAGAGGAGGTTCAGCAGGATGAACCTGCAGATGAATACAAACCCACAACAGAAACAGTGCAAGATGCTGTAGAACAAACAATTCAAGAGGACTCGTCCACAACCAAACTGCCACAAAGTGTCACAACTGAGGCTGAACTGTTGTCTTCGCAGGAAAAAGCCAAGTTACAAGGAAGCCCCCTTAAAAAGCTGTTTAATGGGACTGGCTTGAAAAAACTGTCTGGAAAGAAACACAGAGGCAAGAAAGAGGAAGAATCAAAGCTTACTGAATCATGTGAAAATGGGACTGAGCAGCTGCAATCTTCCACTGAATCTGCAGAAGGACAAAAAGTAGAGAGCTTACCCTCTTCACCTAAAGAATCTGCTGAGAATGTTGTTGCAGAAGTATCCCAGCTAGAGACCACTGGTCTCGAAACAGAAGGGGATGGGGCTACTTCTGATGGAGAGAGGAAAAAGGATGGCATTACACCCTGGGCTTCATTCAAAAAGATGGTCACGCCAAAGAAGCGAGTCAAAAGACTTTCTGAGAGTGACAAAGAAGACGAGTCAACTGAAAAGCCTAAAAGCGCAACTATGTCTTCAACAGAGAGTTCAACATCGGCTGAGAAACAGGAAGTGCCAAAAGCCAATGAGGAGGAACTGAATTTTGAACAGAGCACTGAAGAGCCCAAAAAGAAAGTTGACTCGTCTGTGTCCTGGGAAGCTCTGATTTGTGTAGGGTCGTCCAAAAAGCGGACAAGGAAGACATCAGACTCAGATGATGAATCTCCAAAGTTAACACCGGAAGTGGAGAAATCAGTTGAGGAATCTGAAAAAAGTAAGGATGCAAAAGCAGAATCTCCAATAACAAGCTCTCAAGAAGCAGGCCATGAGCAAGCATGTTCATCGCCAGAGCAAGCTGGAAGTCCCTCTGATGGAGAAGGGGTGTCTACTTGGGAATCATTTAAGAGGCTAGTTACCCCGAGAAGAAAGTCCAAGATGGAAGACAAACCAGAAGAATCAGTTGCAACTCCTGCTACTGAACAAGTTCCTTCAGATGGCGAAGCTGGAAAAGAGGAATCctcattttctttaaagaaactAATCCCAGGCCGCAAAAAGAAGAAGTCTGATGCCAAGCAAGAGCATACCCCACTAGAGGAAGCCAGAAAAGAGGCTGTGGAAAAAGACACTGGTGAAGAGGACTCCGATACTCCAGCTGTTGTTCCCTTGTCAGAATATGATACTGCAGAGCCAGAACAAGTTGAGGTTGTGCTGAAAGAGGAGACTACAGCAGAAGTAAAGCAATTATCAGAAGCTCAGATTATAACTGAAGAGGCTAAACCAGCAGCTGATGCGATCATCCAAGAGGCACAAGCAGTATCTGAGGAAGGAAAACCTGTTGCTGAGAAAATTGAAACAGTTGAAGAAAGATCAGCATCCTGGATAGCAGCAATAGTTACTGAAAAAATAGTTGCACAGAGAATTGAAAGTATAAGCACACACGAGCAGCTCAGTGACATAGCTGAAGTGCTGGTGGAAGACACTGTCTCAGCTGCGGAAGTGTCAGCTCAGGTCATTCAGGATGACACTATTGCTGAAGATATAGTAGAGCTGACCTCAGAGGCAGTGACAGTATTCGAACAGGTGCACGAAGAATCCTTTGCTGAGGAGACAACTGAAATGGTGTCAGCAGTTTCCCAGCTAAATGAGTCTGCGGCAACATCAGGAAATACCACACCTGTACTGGTTACCGAAGaacatgaagttaaaaaaaaagaggatataTTGCTGGAAGTTGTTGAAAGGGTGAAGTTGACTCCAGTTGCCTTTTCTGTCACTGAGGCAGCTACAACAACAGAAGAGGCTGCTGTAGCAACAGCAGTGCAGCTGGTGGAGTCGGCTGCAAAAACAGATGTGAAAGTTGATGTGGAACAGAAAGAAGCAGAAGCAGTTGCATATTGCACAGGCCTGTCCACACAAGAATTGGAAGCAGTTGAGAAAAGTCTTCCAAAAACCACAGTGGAGGTAATTACTGTCATAGAGGCAATCTCCACAGAAGTAATTGCTGAAGAGAAGCCTGAATCATTGCCACTACAAGCAACTGAAATTTCTATTAAACAGGAGGTAGCAGAGCAAGTCAAGACTGAGGTAGCAGAGGCAGTTAAGGAGATTGAAACAAAAGTTGAAGTGGCTGAGATGAAAGGAGAGCCAGAATCTCAAATAACCAAAGCAGTAGAACAGATCTTTGAGACATCAGAGGCGCCCCTTGTAGAAAAAGTAGTGGATGAAGCCTCACAAATTGTGGAAACAGAGATAAAGAAAGATATTGAATCAGTGCAAGACAAAGCTGAATCAGAACCTGAAGCAACCAGTGTTGTTCTGAAAGAAGCTATTGGAGGACAAAAACAAGCAGAGATCCCAGAACCAGAAACTGAACCATCTGAGGAGATAACAGAACTTAATTTAGTACAACAAGTGGAGCTTAATGGAGTGCAAGCTGAACTTGAACAACCGATTCTAGCAAATACATCATTTCTGGAAGCAGAAGCTCCAGCTGAACACACAGTCGAGGAGCTTATTTGCACCCACCATGTAGAAGTAACTGAAAAGCCAGCCATTGAAGAACAATTACATGAACTTGCAAGTGTTCAAGAGGTTGTTGATGTCCACCAGGCTCCAGCTGAAGAAGTCATCCATTCTGTGCCACAGGAAGTAACCTCAATGACTGAAGCTCCTGCAAGTGAGTTTTTAGAAGCCCAGGAAGCTCAAGTTGCTGTAACAGCAGCTGTAGTTGAAGAGC is a genomic window of Polyodon spathula isolate WHYD16114869_AA chromosome 6, ASM1765450v1, whole genome shotgun sequence containing:
- the akap12b gene encoding A-kinase anchor protein 12b isoform X4, whose translation is MLGTITLTVGQSDTAAVSQKEEASEKMETVREEVMSQVNGEKEKEKESPAENNESPTEEKTEKEKPSEPETNEVGFKKVFKFVGFKFTLKKDKNEKTEPVQLLTVKNEDGEASSSEVIEESKAEAVTEETKPSEEGGATEEKYVAETTTKTVAVEVPSEKINVETSEKPEAAVEAAGAVETVKEPEKPTESPTSPTLQETQSPLKRFFSQGLFSSLRKKTSFKKPKEEEQPAVEKTEAVAEGETKEPEVKEETAPTEVEKEIEEAVTVPKPEQPATQEVTEATNEVSEPTEKEPEGAAEQNTEGVDAVPEIVEEKLADLQSCVPENKTEAEVPEVKSEAEQDKVMKEEVQQDEPADEYKPTTETVQDAVEQTIQEDSSTTKLPQSVTTEAELLSSQEKAKLQGSPLKKLFNGTGLKKLSGKKHRGKKEEESKLTESCENGTEQLQSSTESAEGQKVESLPSSPKESAENVVAEVSQLETTGLETEGDGATSDGERKKDGITPWASFKKMVTPKKRVKRLSESDKEDESTEKPKSATMSSTESSTSAEKQEVPKANEEELNFEQSTEEPKKKVDSSVSWEALICVGSSKKRTRKTSDSDDESPKLTPEVEKSVEESEKSKDAKAESPITSSQEAGHEQACSSPEQAGSPSDGEGVSTWESFKRLVTPRRKSKMEDKPEESVATPATEQVPSDGEAGKEESSFSLKKLIPGRKKKKSDAKQEHTPLEEARKEAVEKDTGEEDSDTPAVVPLSEYDTAEPEQVEVVLKEETTAEVKQLSEAQIITEEAKPAADAIIQEAQAVSEEGKPVAEKIETVEERSASWIAAIVTEKIVAQRIESISTHEQLSDIAEVLVEDTVSAAEVSAQVIQDDTIAEDIVELTSEAVTVFEQVHEESFAEETTEMVSAVSQLNESAATSGNTTPVLVTEEHEVKKKEDILLEVVERVKLTPVAFSVTEAATTTEEAAVATAVQLVESAAKTDVKVDVEQKEAEAVAYCTGLSTQELEAVEKSLPKTTVEVITVIEAISTEVIAEEKPESLPLQATEISIKQEVAEQVKTEVAEAVKEIETKVEVAEMKGEPESQITKAVEQIFETSEAPLVEKVVDEASQIVETEIKKDIESVQDKAESEPEATSVVLKEAIGGQKQAEIPEPETEPSEEITELNLVQQVELNGVQAELEQPILANTSFLEAEAPAEHTVEELICTHHVEVTEKPAIEEQLHELASVQEVVDVHQAPAEEVIHSVPQEVTSMTEAPASEFLEAQEAQVAVTAAVVEEHLVKETVSIIEPSSETVKPDMIKVTTDLGKALSVKFKDELESTTMVEHTVAETAAAIIEAAIEAATSGVTDENVIQEHFETLDTKTQAVEKEDAIQTEAIEKQSSVIVQEIIQNIFENVSEKASESIEIAVPGVPDAPEIQLAVPEIALSDPEIQTSEPQLEEEIISTTCVENTETQPTVIEEAEKVTEDHDALVEKNAEPISSTDVTETVLPEQMETKEEETTEHVEATCMVTHCPALLEAHTEDEVQDKTENSAGLEEVQVPTVFEEECQAVTEEALSQTGKEVESLPVKEVKIQEVVEEIESKLVTKEVQEIKRQEVEKKHKSQEDKVKDNEDGINSQETDEVIKSQEVEDVKSQEVVAEVESQLNEEETQEVVEEVMVQTVIEVKIQAVGEGAESQEVEVQHQLPVVEDLLSETTAVEILLTKTEEEEDANKQETMEEEVPSELIVADDVSSETPVVKEEVSQEPVVEVQSQEPMVEDKECETQVVTETPRETLVAKEREHQEPVKEDIHSQETTVVEDVPSEILVKEDVHSQETAVEEVQSKTTVVEDVTSEILVKEGVHSQETAVEEVQSKTTLVEDVPSEKLVKEDVHSQETAVEEVQSKTTVVEDVPSEILVKEGVHSQETAVEEVQSKTTVVEDVQSEILVKEGVHSQETAVEEVQSKTTVVKDVTSEILVKEGVHSQETAVEEVQSKTTVVEDVPSEILVKEDTLSLEPVAEVKSQVVVGETVVPVDATSVTGIVEDVTVETVVVEKAPVESVLQSEIPVVVLQSQKEVKEDVLSQEVLIENTLCQESVAKDVKEVTESQTLVVEEQATEEVECQTVTEVKEEEQDPTVAEDDVQRHTPGTEVPDQSKESVLEDLESKTPVDDKIESETPEIKKEDQIVGKEEESQEAVSEELHSQGLSEQTATS